A single Corticium candelabrum chromosome 12, ooCorCand1.1, whole genome shotgun sequence DNA region contains:
- the LOC134188287 gene encoding TNF receptor-associated factor 6-like: protein MAVYSRGGLDAHFVEPLNDRCVCPICHSAAREPMLTKCGHQFCQECLRPLIRNGNVMCPVCRTKLNTSEMLVNNMTKREILSLKILCDQCEKGCSWQGELRQRDEHNRKCGYVFEACSNDCGGLVMRMFMDYHKQNKCNRRILGCCYCDTELEYRLLTVHYEMCDSYPVYCPYKCGAQAARKDVETHISRQGVCPTSPLHCDFASAGCQFIGNREQLQYHLDKNIVYHLSLAMQTVSNVQERLEETDKELADVKKTLQHTESLLLSANYDTFRKSLVGDYLEKDDQKQQSVEYVKALLDKRIQISFVTGSTFVYLWKIESHQLAGLKCKPGCHWSVSSSEFNIRDPGLLLQLELKISCIQARFHSHAFEATVYWGQQHKKKLLKPNYLMSIFLHDNHRYRSRIEKEIVSSCPSGYTRGEFCSNLRGFGYLQDVVMRDGLLVVFELQSKV, encoded by the coding sequence ATGGCTGTCTACTCTAGAGGTGGACTCGATGCTCACTTTGTTGAACCTCTCAATGATCGATGCGTATGCCCCATTTGCCACTCGGCAGCACGAGAACCAATGCTGACCAAGTGTGGTCACCAGTTTTGCCAGGAGTGCTTGAGGCCCCTCATTAGGAATGGTAATGTGATGTGCCCAGTGTGCAGGACGAAACTGAATACATCTGAAATGCTTGTAAACAACATGACGAAACGTGAGATTCTTAGTTTGAAGATTTTGTGTGATCAATGCGAGAAAGGTTGTAGCTGGCAAGGTGAACTGAGACAGCGTGATGAACACAACCGGAAATGTGGCTATGTTTTTGAAGCGTGCAGCAATGATTGTGGAGGATTGGTAATGAGAATGTTCATGGACTATCACAAGCAGAATAAGTGTAATCGCCGAATTTTGGGTTGTTGCTACTGTGATACAGAGCTGGAATATAGACTGTTAACTGTTCACTATGAGATGTGTGATAGTTACCCTGTTTACTGTCCTTATAAGTGTGGAGCGCAGGCTGCTAGGAAAGATGTGGAAACGCACATCAGCAGACAGGGTGTATGCCCCACCAGTCCTCTACATTGTGATTTTGCATCAGCTGGATGCCAGTTCATTGGGAATAGAGAGCAACTGCAATATCACTTGGACAAAAACATAGTCTATCATCTTAGTTTGGCTATGCAAACAGTGAGCAATGTACAAGAGAGATTggaagaaacagacaaagagtTAGCTGATGTTAAGAAAACACTGCAACATACAGAAAGTTTACTGTTGTCTGCAAACTATGACACATTCAGAAAAAGTTTGGTTGGTGACTACTTagagaaagatgatcagaaacaacagtcaGTGGAGTATGTGAAAGCTTTACTGGATAAACGGATCCAAATTTCATTCGTAACGGGTAGCACTTTTGTATACCTGTGGAAGATAGAGTCACACCAATTAGCAGGCTTGAAATGTAAACCAGGTTGTCATTGGTCAGTTTCATCTAGCGAATTCAACATCAGAGATCCGGGTTTGCTGCTACAGCTTGAGCTTAAAATTTCTTGTATACAAGCTAGGTTTCATTCACACGCATTTGAAGCTACGGTGTATTGGGGTCAACAACATAAAAAGAAATTGCTCAAGCCAAACTATTTGATGTCAATTTTTCTGCATGATAATCATCGTTACAGGTCAAGAATTGAGAAAGAGATTGTATCTAGTTGCCCATCTGGGTATACTCGTGGAGAGTTTTGTAGCAATCTTCGGGGATTTGGATACCTACAGGACGTGGTGATGAGAGATGGGTTGTTGGTTGTCTTTGAGTTGCAATCGAAAGTCTAA
- the LOC134187964 gene encoding TNF receptor-associated factor 5-like gives MVIRKDMDNHKQNECNHQIVGCCYCDTQLEYGQLTVHYEMCDSYPVDCPYECGMQVARKDMEMHVSREGVCPTSPLQCDVASAGCQFIGNREQLQDHLEKNTAYHLSLAMQTVSNVQERFASAGKKQAETDNELVVVKKTLQKTDNESADGNRALQQTETSVLAANYKTFSKLLGGERLEKDDQKQSVEYVKALLDKRIQFHLKWATLLYTCGR, from the coding sequence ATGGTAATAAGAAAGGACATGGACAATCACAAGCAGAATGAGTGTAATCACCAAATTGTGGGTTGTTGCTACTGTGATACACAGCTGGAATATGGACAGTTAACTGTTCATTATGAGATGTGTGATAGTTACCCTGTTGACTGTCCTTATGAGTGTGGAATGCAGGTTGCTAGGAAGGACATGGAAATGCATGTCAGCAGAGAGGGTGTATGCCCCACCAGTCCTCTACAGTGTGATGTTGCATCAGCTGGATGCCAGTTTATCGGGAATAGAGAGCAACTACAAGATCACTTGGAAAAGAACACAGCCTATCATCTTAGTTTGGCTATGCAAACAGTGAGCAATGTACAAGAGAGATTTGCAAGTGCTGGAAAGAAACAAgcagaaacagacaatgaGTTAGTGGTTGTTAAGAAAACACtgcaaaagacagacaatgagtcGGCGGATGGTAACAGAGCActgcaacagacagaaacttcAGTTTTGGCTGCCAACTATAAAACATTCAGCAAACTTTTGGGTGGCGAGCGCCTagagaaagatgatcagaagCAGTCAGTGGAGTATGTGAAAGCTTTACTGGACAAACGGATACAATTTCATTTGAAATGGGCGACACTTTTGTACACCTGTGGAAGATAG
- the LOC134187778 gene encoding ras-related protein Rab-11A-like gives MSGKDDEYDYLFKVVLIGDSGVGKSNLLSRFTRNEFNLESKSTIGVEFATRSIVVDGKTIKAQIWDTAGQERYRAITSAYYRGAVGALLVYDIAKHLTYENVERWLKELRDHADQNIVIMLVGNKSDLRHLRAVQTDEAKSYAEKNGLSFIETSALDSTNVETAFQDILTEIYHIVSQKQISNAQGEDGSAPGSDVQTIVVQPTSPEEEKKKKLPCCAQL, from the exons ATGTCGGGGAAAGACGACGAGTACGACTATCTTTTCAAGG TCGTTCTTATCGGCGATTCTGGAGTGGGGAAATCCAATCTCTTGTCTCGTTTTACGCGTAATGAGTTTAACTTGGAATCGAAGTCGACGATAGGAGTGGAATTCGCGACGAGAAGCATCGTAGTTGATGGAAAGACAATCAAAGCTCAGATATGGGATACTG CTGGGCAAGAACGATACCGAGCTATAACGAGTGCGTATTATCGGGGAGCTGTTGGTGCTCTTCTTGTGTATGATATTGCAAAGCATCTCACGTATGAGAACGTGGAGCGCTGGTTGAAAGAACTGAGAGACCACGCTGACCAAAATATTGTTATTATGCTTGTTGGCAATAAGAGCGATCTGAGGCACTTGAGAGCCGTTCAAACCGACGAGGCCAAGTCCTATGCgg agAAGAACGGATTGTCCTTTATTGAAACGTCAGCTTTAGATTCAACAAATGTAGAAACGGCATTTCAAGACATCTTGACGG AGATCTACCACATCGTTTCTCAGAAGCAAATCAGCAACGCACAAGGCGAGGACGGGTCAGCGCCGGGAAGCGACGTTCAGACGATTGTTGTACAGCCAACGAGTCcggaagaagagaagaaaaagaaattgCCTTGTTGCGCACAACTCTGA